A stretch of Zonotrichia leucophrys gambelii isolate GWCS_2022_RI chromosome 19, RI_Zleu_2.0, whole genome shotgun sequence DNA encodes these proteins:
- the ABHD15 gene encoding protein ABHD15: MLSPEGLVAAAAVLVGLALLAWCLWAGRLEVPADGGEEDEEEEEEEEGIPFMAEEGSGHWRLLCKPSALAQHLVRSLGRSAALRGGRWLWPCWPRLQMLWQLLQPPEPEPVVARELLQLSDAGLVALDWLVGPWGAAGGGGGVSSPVLLLIPNAAGKVTGGLLQLGLRALERGFIPVIFNRRGHNGCPLTTPRLQPFGDPGDLREAVTYLRCRHPCASLLAVSEGSGSGLLLAYLGESGSSSRLAAAACLSPIFRGRDWFEARMPWLYEWPLLLHLKQGLSRYAGALAEVVDTDRLLGSRSLRELEETLFCRTRSRPTSWESYWERNEPLRDADEAAVPVLCLCSADDPVRGPPARSLPRELFRSSPYFFLLLTPHGGHCGFPRRGPGRCWAHEAVLEYFRAMAEFLRTEERRKGLPRPRRWGGPPVEPPVFTWQRSYTR; this comes from the exons ATGCTGTCCCCGGAGGGTTTGGTGGCCGCAGCCGCGGTGCTCGTGGGGCTGGCCCTCCTAGCTTGGTGCCTTtgggcagggaggctggaggtGCCTGCAGACGGGGgagaggaggacgaggaggaggaggaggaggaggaggggatcCCCTTCATGGCCGAGGAGGGCTCGGGGCACTGGCGGCTGCTGTGCAAGCCCTCGGCTCTGGCCCAGCACCTGGTGCGGAGCTTGGGGCGGTCGGCGGCGCTGCGGGGGGGCCGCTGGCTGTGGCCGTGCTGGCCCCGGCTCCAGatgctgtggcagctcctgcagccacctgAGCCGGAGCCGGTGGTGGCCcgtgagctcctgcagctgtcGGACGCTGGGCTGGTAGCCCTGGACTGGTTGGTGGGGCCGTGGGGGGCTGCGGGTGGCGGCGGGGGGGTCTCCAGCCCGGTGCTGCTGCTCATTCCCAACGCGGCCGGGAAGGTGACGggggggctgctgcagctggggctgcgggCGCTGGAGCGGGGCTTCATCCCCGTCATCTTCAACCGCCGGGGCCACAACGGCTGCCCCCTGACCACCCCCCGGCTCCAGCCCTTCGGGGATCCCGGGGACCTGCGGGAGGCCGTGACCTACCTGCGGTGCCGGCACCcctgtgcctctctgctggccgTCAGCGAGGGCTCGGGCTCGGGGCTGCTGCTCGCCTACCTGGGCGAGAGCGGCTCCTCCAGCCGCCTGGCCGCCGCCGCCTGCCTCTCCCCCATCTTCCGTGGCCGCGACTGGTTTGAGGCCAGGATGCCCTGGCTTTAcgagtggccgctgctcctccACCTCAAGCAGGGATTGAGCAG GTACGCGGGGGCCCTGGCCGAGGTGGTGGACACGGACAGGCTCCTGGGCAGCCGCTCGCTGCGGGAGCTGGAGGAAACGCTCTTCTGCCGGACTCGGAGCCGCCCCACCAGCTGGGAGAGCTACTGGGAGCGCAACGAGCCCCTGCGCGACGCGGACGAGGCGGCGGTGCCggtgctgtgcctctgcagcgCCGATGACCCGGTGCGCGGCCCGCCGGCCCGCAGCCTGCCCCGGGAGCTCTTCCGCAGCAGCCCCTACttcttcctgctgctcaccCCGCACGGCGGGCACTGCGGCTTCCCCcgccgcgggccgggccgcTGCTGGGCCCACGAGGCCGTGCTGGAATATTTCAGGGCCATGGCCGAGTTCCTGCGGAcggaggagaggaggaaggggctGCCGCGGCCCCGCAGGTGGGGGGGTCCCCCGGTGGAGCCCCCCGTGTTCACCTGGCAGAGGTCGTACACGCGGTAG
- the GIT1 gene encoding ARF GTPase-activating protein GIT1 isoform X2: protein MSRKAPRAEVCADCSAPDPGWASINRGVLICDECCSVHRSLGRHISIVKHLRHSPWPATLLQMVHTLASNGANSIWEHSLLDPAQVQSGRRKANPQDKVHPTKSEFIRAKYQMLAFVHKLPCRDDDGVTAKDLSKQLHSSVRTGNLETCLRLLSLGAQANFFHPEKGTTPLHVAAKAGQILQAELLVVYGADPGAPDVNGRTPIDYARQAAQHELAERLVECQYELTDRLAFYLCGRKPDHKNGHYIIPQMADSLDLSELAKAAKKKLQALSNRLFEELAMDVYDEVDRRENDAVWLTTQNHSTLVTERSAVPFLPVNPEYSATRNQGRQKLARFNAREFATLLIDILGEAKRRQQGKSLLSPTDALDYSLRSQSDLDDQHDYDSVASDEDTDQELLRNASRNNRARSMDSSDLSDGPITLQEYLEVKKALAASEAKVQQLMKVNNSLSDELRRLQREIHKLQAENTQIRQQTGPAHPTPAPSERPEHGHPPGTAPQHRRDRQAFSMYEPGSALKPFGQPVEELVTRLQPFSPGEVEDEALYSMHIPASVYRIRKGPSASSVPFPPSSPLLSCPPDGARHMSKLDRHGSGTDSDYDNTQAGEVLISMEGKRYVELSKDEDFPHELDPLDGELDPGLPSTEDVILKTEQVTKNIQELLRAAQESKHDSFVPCSEKIHSAVTEMASLFPKKPALETVRSSLRLLNASAYRLQSECRKTVPPEPGATVDYQLLTQQVIQCAYDIAKAAKQLVTITTREKKQ, encoded by the exons ATGTCCCGGAAGGCGCCGCGGGCAGAGGTGTGCGCCGACTGCAGCGCCCCAG ACCCTGGCTGGGCGTCCATCAACCGCGGGGTGCTCATCTGTGACGAGTGCTGCAGCGTGCACCGCAGCCTGGGCCGCCACATCTCCATCGTCAAGCACCTGCGCCACAGCCCCTGGCCCGCcaccctgctccag aTGGTGCACACCTTGGCGAGCAATGGGGCCAACTCCATCTGGGAGCACTCGCTGCTGGATCCAGCGCAGGTGCAGAGCGGGCGCAGGAAGGCAAACCCCCAGGACAAAGTGCA CCCCACCAAGTCGGAGTTCATCCGTGCCAAGTACCAGATGCTGGCCTTCGTCCACAAGCTGCCCTGCCGGGATGATGACGGCGTCACTGCCAAGGACCTCAGCAAG CAATTGCACTCGAGCGTGCGGACGGGCAACCTGGAGACCTGCCTGCGCCTGCTCTCGCTGGGTGCCCAGGCCAACTTCTTCCACCCG GAGAAGGGCACCACACCCCTGCACGTGGCCGCCAAGGCCGGGCAgatcctgcaggcagagctgctggtggtcTACGGCGCCGACCCTGGGGCGCCCGATGTGAACGGCCGGACCCCCATTGACTATGCCAg GCAGGCAGCCCAGCACGAGCTGGCGGAGCGGCTGGTGGAGTGCCAGTACGAGCTGACCGACCGGCTGGCCTTCTACCTCTGCGGCAGGAAGCCGG ACCACAAGAACGGGCACTACATCATCCCACAGATGGCCGACAG ccTGGACCTCTCTGAACTGGCCAAGGCAGCCAAGAAGAAGCTGCAGGCG ctcagcaaccGCCTCTTCGAGGAGCTGGCCATGGACGTGTATGACGAGGTGGACCGTCGGGAGAACGACGCGG TCTGGCTGACGACGCAGAACCACAGCACGCTGGTGACAGAGCGCAGCGCCGTCCCCTTCCTCCCTGTCAACCCCGAGTACTCAGCCACGCGCAACCAG gGCCGGCAAAAGCTGGCCAGGTTCAACGCCAGGGAGTTTGCCACTTTGCTCATTGACATCCTCGGGGAAGCCAAGCGCCGGCAGCAAGGGAAGAGtctgctcagccccacag aCGCCCTCGACTACTCGCTGCGGAGCCAGAGTGACCTGGACGACCAGCACGACTACGACAGCGTCGCCTCTGACGAGGACACggaccaggagctgctgcgCAACGCCTCCCGCAACAACCGCGCCAGG agcatgGACTCCTCCGACCTGTCAGATGGCCCCATCACGCTGCAGGAGTACCTGGAGGTGAAGAAGGCTCTGGCAGCCTCTGAGGCCAAGGTGCAGCAGCTGATGAAGGTGAACAACAGCCTGAGCGATGAGCTGCGCCGGCTGCAGCGCGAG atccacaagctgcaggcagagaacaCTCAGATCCGGCAGCAGACCGGCCCTGCACATCCAACCCCGGCCCCCAGCGAGCGGCCAGAGCACGGGCACCCCCCGGGCACGGCCCCCCAGCACCGCCGGGACCGCCAGGCCTTCTCCATGTACGAGCCGGGCTCGGCGCTGAAACCCTTCGGGCAGCCCGTGGAGGAGCTGGTGACCCGGCTGCAGCCCTTCAGCCCCGGC GAGGTGGAGGACGAGGCTCTGTACTCCATGCACATCCCGGCCAGCGTGTACCGG ATCCGGAAAGGTCCATCTGCCTCCTCGGTGcccttccctccatcctccccGCTGCTCTCCTGCCCGCCTGATGGTGCCCGACACATG agcAAGCTGGACCGGCATGGCAGCGGCACTGACAGTGACTACGACAACACACAGGCTGGTGAGGTTCTGATCAG CATGGAGGGGAAGCGGTATGTGGAGCTGAGCAAGGATGAGGATTTCCCCCACGAGCTGGACCCGCTGGACGGGGAGCTGGACCCTGGCCTGCCCAGCACGGAGGATGTCATCCTCAAAACTGAGCAGGTCACCAAGAacatccaggagctgctgcgGGCAGCACAAGAGTCCAAGCATGATAG CTTCGTGCCCTGCTCAGAGAAGATCCACTCAGCTGTGACAGAGATGGCATCACTCTTCCCTAAG AAACCAGCCCTGGAGACGGTGCGCAGCTCCCTGCGGCTGCTCAACGCCAGCGCCTACCGGCTGCAGAGCGAGTGCCGCAAGACTGTGCCCCCCGAGCCCGGCGCCACCGTGGACTACCAGCTCCTGACCCAGCAGGTCATCCAGTGTGCCTACGACATCGCCAAGGCCGCCAAGCAGCTGGTCACCATCACCACTCGTGAGAAGAAGCAGTGA
- the GIT1 gene encoding ARF GTPase-activating protein GIT1 isoform X3, with the protein MSRKAPRAEVCADCSAPDPGWASINRGVLICDECCSVHRSLGRHISIVKHLRHSPWPATLLQMVHTLASNGANSIWEHSLLDPAQVQSGRRKANPQDKVHPTKSEFIRAKYQMLAFVHKLPCRDDDGVTAKDLSKQLHSSVRTGNLETCLRLLSLGAQANFFHPEKGTTPLHVAAKAGQILQAELLVVYGADPGAPDVNGRTPIDYARQAAQHELAERLVECQYELTDRLAFYLCGRKPDHKNGHYIIPQMADRVRPKCMAQSLDLSELAKAAKKKLQALSNRLFEELAMDVYDEVDRRENDAVWLTTQNHSTLVTERSAVPFLPVNPEYSATRNQGRQKLARFNAREFATLLIDILGEAKRRQQGKSLLSPTDALDYSLRSQSDLDDQHDYDSVASDEDTDQELLRNASRNNRARSMDSSDLSDGPITLQEYLEVKKALAASEAKVQQLMKVNNSLSDELRRLQREIHKLQAENTQIRQQTGPAHPTPAPSERPEHGHPPGTAPQHRRDRQAFSMYEPGSALKPFGQPVEELVTRLQPFSPGIRKGPSASSVPFPPSSPLLSCPPDGARHMSKLDRHGSGTDSDYDNTQAGEVLISMEGKRYVELSKDEDFPHELDPLDGELDPGLPSTEDVILKTEQVTKNIQELLRAAQESKHDSFVPCSEKIHSAVTEMASLFPKKPALETVRSSLRLLNASAYRLQSECRKTVPPEPGATVDYQLLTQQVIQCAYDIAKAAKQLVTITTREKKQ; encoded by the exons ATGTCCCGGAAGGCGCCGCGGGCAGAGGTGTGCGCCGACTGCAGCGCCCCAG ACCCTGGCTGGGCGTCCATCAACCGCGGGGTGCTCATCTGTGACGAGTGCTGCAGCGTGCACCGCAGCCTGGGCCGCCACATCTCCATCGTCAAGCACCTGCGCCACAGCCCCTGGCCCGCcaccctgctccag aTGGTGCACACCTTGGCGAGCAATGGGGCCAACTCCATCTGGGAGCACTCGCTGCTGGATCCAGCGCAGGTGCAGAGCGGGCGCAGGAAGGCAAACCCCCAGGACAAAGTGCA CCCCACCAAGTCGGAGTTCATCCGTGCCAAGTACCAGATGCTGGCCTTCGTCCACAAGCTGCCCTGCCGGGATGATGACGGCGTCACTGCCAAGGACCTCAGCAAG CAATTGCACTCGAGCGTGCGGACGGGCAACCTGGAGACCTGCCTGCGCCTGCTCTCGCTGGGTGCCCAGGCCAACTTCTTCCACCCG GAGAAGGGCACCACACCCCTGCACGTGGCCGCCAAGGCCGGGCAgatcctgcaggcagagctgctggtggtcTACGGCGCCGACCCTGGGGCGCCCGATGTGAACGGCCGGACCCCCATTGACTATGCCAg GCAGGCAGCCCAGCACGAGCTGGCGGAGCGGCTGGTGGAGTGCCAGTACGAGCTGACCGACCGGCTGGCCTTCTACCTCTGCGGCAGGAAGCCGG ACCACAAGAACGGGCACTACATCATCCCACAGATGGCCGACAG GGTGCGCCCAAAGTGCATGGCACAGAG ccTGGACCTCTCTGAACTGGCCAAGGCAGCCAAGAAGAAGCTGCAGGCG ctcagcaaccGCCTCTTCGAGGAGCTGGCCATGGACGTGTATGACGAGGTGGACCGTCGGGAGAACGACGCGG TCTGGCTGACGACGCAGAACCACAGCACGCTGGTGACAGAGCGCAGCGCCGTCCCCTTCCTCCCTGTCAACCCCGAGTACTCAGCCACGCGCAACCAG gGCCGGCAAAAGCTGGCCAGGTTCAACGCCAGGGAGTTTGCCACTTTGCTCATTGACATCCTCGGGGAAGCCAAGCGCCGGCAGCAAGGGAAGAGtctgctcagccccacag aCGCCCTCGACTACTCGCTGCGGAGCCAGAGTGACCTGGACGACCAGCACGACTACGACAGCGTCGCCTCTGACGAGGACACggaccaggagctgctgcgCAACGCCTCCCGCAACAACCGCGCCAGG agcatgGACTCCTCCGACCTGTCAGATGGCCCCATCACGCTGCAGGAGTACCTGGAGGTGAAGAAGGCTCTGGCAGCCTCTGAGGCCAAGGTGCAGCAGCTGATGAAGGTGAACAACAGCCTGAGCGATGAGCTGCGCCGGCTGCAGCGCGAG atccacaagctgcaggcagagaacaCTCAGATCCGGCAGCAGACCGGCCCTGCACATCCAACCCCGGCCCCCAGCGAGCGGCCAGAGCACGGGCACCCCCCGGGCACGGCCCCCCAGCACCGCCGGGACCGCCAGGCCTTCTCCATGTACGAGCCGGGCTCGGCGCTGAAACCCTTCGGGCAGCCCGTGGAGGAGCTGGTGACCCGGCTGCAGCCCTTCAGCCCCGGC ATCCGGAAAGGTCCATCTGCCTCCTCGGTGcccttccctccatcctccccGCTGCTCTCCTGCCCGCCTGATGGTGCCCGACACATG agcAAGCTGGACCGGCATGGCAGCGGCACTGACAGTGACTACGACAACACACAGGCTGGTGAGGTTCTGATCAG CATGGAGGGGAAGCGGTATGTGGAGCTGAGCAAGGATGAGGATTTCCCCCACGAGCTGGACCCGCTGGACGGGGAGCTGGACCCTGGCCTGCCCAGCACGGAGGATGTCATCCTCAAAACTGAGCAGGTCACCAAGAacatccaggagctgctgcgGGCAGCACAAGAGTCCAAGCATGATAG CTTCGTGCCCTGCTCAGAGAAGATCCACTCAGCTGTGACAGAGATGGCATCACTCTTCCCTAAG AAACCAGCCCTGGAGACGGTGCGCAGCTCCCTGCGGCTGCTCAACGCCAGCGCCTACCGGCTGCAGAGCGAGTGCCGCAAGACTGTGCCCCCCGAGCCCGGCGCCACCGTGGACTACCAGCTCCTGACCCAGCAGGTCATCCAGTGTGCCTACGACATCGCCAAGGCCGCCAAGCAGCTGGTCACCATCACCACTCGTGAGAAGAAGCAGTGA
- the GIT1 gene encoding ARF GTPase-activating protein GIT1 isoform X1, whose amino-acid sequence MSRKAPRAEVCADCSAPDPGWASINRGVLICDECCSVHRSLGRHISIVKHLRHSPWPATLLQMVHTLASNGANSIWEHSLLDPAQVQSGRRKANPQDKVHPTKSEFIRAKYQMLAFVHKLPCRDDDGVTAKDLSKQLHSSVRTGNLETCLRLLSLGAQANFFHPEKGTTPLHVAAKAGQILQAELLVVYGADPGAPDVNGRTPIDYARQAAQHELAERLVECQYELTDRLAFYLCGRKPDHKNGHYIIPQMADRVRPKCMAQSLDLSELAKAAKKKLQALSNRLFEELAMDVYDEVDRRENDAVWLTTQNHSTLVTERSAVPFLPVNPEYSATRNQGRQKLARFNAREFATLLIDILGEAKRRQQGKSLLSPTDALDYSLRSQSDLDDQHDYDSVASDEDTDQELLRNASRNNRARSMDSSDLSDGPITLQEYLEVKKALAASEAKVQQLMKVNNSLSDELRRLQREIHKLQAENTQIRQQTGPAHPTPAPSERPEHGHPPGTAPQHRRDRQAFSMYEPGSALKPFGQPVEELVTRLQPFSPGEVEDEALYSMHIPASVYRIRKGPSASSVPFPPSSPLLSCPPDGARHMSKLDRHGSGTDSDYDNTQAGEVLISMEGKRYVELSKDEDFPHELDPLDGELDPGLPSTEDVILKTEQVTKNIQELLRAAQESKHDSFVPCSEKIHSAVTEMASLFPKKPALETVRSSLRLLNASAYRLQSECRKTVPPEPGATVDYQLLTQQVIQCAYDIAKAAKQLVTITTREKKQ is encoded by the exons ATGTCCCGGAAGGCGCCGCGGGCAGAGGTGTGCGCCGACTGCAGCGCCCCAG ACCCTGGCTGGGCGTCCATCAACCGCGGGGTGCTCATCTGTGACGAGTGCTGCAGCGTGCACCGCAGCCTGGGCCGCCACATCTCCATCGTCAAGCACCTGCGCCACAGCCCCTGGCCCGCcaccctgctccag aTGGTGCACACCTTGGCGAGCAATGGGGCCAACTCCATCTGGGAGCACTCGCTGCTGGATCCAGCGCAGGTGCAGAGCGGGCGCAGGAAGGCAAACCCCCAGGACAAAGTGCA CCCCACCAAGTCGGAGTTCATCCGTGCCAAGTACCAGATGCTGGCCTTCGTCCACAAGCTGCCCTGCCGGGATGATGACGGCGTCACTGCCAAGGACCTCAGCAAG CAATTGCACTCGAGCGTGCGGACGGGCAACCTGGAGACCTGCCTGCGCCTGCTCTCGCTGGGTGCCCAGGCCAACTTCTTCCACCCG GAGAAGGGCACCACACCCCTGCACGTGGCCGCCAAGGCCGGGCAgatcctgcaggcagagctgctggtggtcTACGGCGCCGACCCTGGGGCGCCCGATGTGAACGGCCGGACCCCCATTGACTATGCCAg GCAGGCAGCCCAGCACGAGCTGGCGGAGCGGCTGGTGGAGTGCCAGTACGAGCTGACCGACCGGCTGGCCTTCTACCTCTGCGGCAGGAAGCCGG ACCACAAGAACGGGCACTACATCATCCCACAGATGGCCGACAG GGTGCGCCCAAAGTGCATGGCACAGAG ccTGGACCTCTCTGAACTGGCCAAGGCAGCCAAGAAGAAGCTGCAGGCG ctcagcaaccGCCTCTTCGAGGAGCTGGCCATGGACGTGTATGACGAGGTGGACCGTCGGGAGAACGACGCGG TCTGGCTGACGACGCAGAACCACAGCACGCTGGTGACAGAGCGCAGCGCCGTCCCCTTCCTCCCTGTCAACCCCGAGTACTCAGCCACGCGCAACCAG gGCCGGCAAAAGCTGGCCAGGTTCAACGCCAGGGAGTTTGCCACTTTGCTCATTGACATCCTCGGGGAAGCCAAGCGCCGGCAGCAAGGGAAGAGtctgctcagccccacag aCGCCCTCGACTACTCGCTGCGGAGCCAGAGTGACCTGGACGACCAGCACGACTACGACAGCGTCGCCTCTGACGAGGACACggaccaggagctgctgcgCAACGCCTCCCGCAACAACCGCGCCAGG agcatgGACTCCTCCGACCTGTCAGATGGCCCCATCACGCTGCAGGAGTACCTGGAGGTGAAGAAGGCTCTGGCAGCCTCTGAGGCCAAGGTGCAGCAGCTGATGAAGGTGAACAACAGCCTGAGCGATGAGCTGCGCCGGCTGCAGCGCGAG atccacaagctgcaggcagagaacaCTCAGATCCGGCAGCAGACCGGCCCTGCACATCCAACCCCGGCCCCCAGCGAGCGGCCAGAGCACGGGCACCCCCCGGGCACGGCCCCCCAGCACCGCCGGGACCGCCAGGCCTTCTCCATGTACGAGCCGGGCTCGGCGCTGAAACCCTTCGGGCAGCCCGTGGAGGAGCTGGTGACCCGGCTGCAGCCCTTCAGCCCCGGC GAGGTGGAGGACGAGGCTCTGTACTCCATGCACATCCCGGCCAGCGTGTACCGG ATCCGGAAAGGTCCATCTGCCTCCTCGGTGcccttccctccatcctccccGCTGCTCTCCTGCCCGCCTGATGGTGCCCGACACATG agcAAGCTGGACCGGCATGGCAGCGGCACTGACAGTGACTACGACAACACACAGGCTGGTGAGGTTCTGATCAG CATGGAGGGGAAGCGGTATGTGGAGCTGAGCAAGGATGAGGATTTCCCCCACGAGCTGGACCCGCTGGACGGGGAGCTGGACCCTGGCCTGCCCAGCACGGAGGATGTCATCCTCAAAACTGAGCAGGTCACCAAGAacatccaggagctgctgcgGGCAGCACAAGAGTCCAAGCATGATAG CTTCGTGCCCTGCTCAGAGAAGATCCACTCAGCTGTGACAGAGATGGCATCACTCTTCCCTAAG AAACCAGCCCTGGAGACGGTGCGCAGCTCCCTGCGGCTGCTCAACGCCAGCGCCTACCGGCTGCAGAGCGAGTGCCGCAAGACTGTGCCCCCCGAGCCCGGCGCCACCGTGGACTACCAGCTCCTGACCCAGCAGGTCATCCAGTGTGCCTACGACATCGCCAAGGCCGCCAAGCAGCTGGTCACCATCACCACTCGTGAGAAGAAGCAGTGA
- the GIT1 gene encoding ARF GTPase-activating protein GIT1 isoform X4 — MSRKAPRAEVCADCSAPDPGWASINRGVLICDECCSVHRSLGRHISIVKHLRHSPWPATLLQMVHTLASNGANSIWEHSLLDPAQVQSGRRKANPQDKVHPTKSEFIRAKYQMLAFVHKLPCRDDDGVTAKDLSKQLHSSVRTGNLETCLRLLSLGAQANFFHPEKGTTPLHVAAKAGQILQAELLVVYGADPGAPDVNGRTPIDYARQAAQHELAERLVECQYELTDRLAFYLCGRKPDHKNGHYIIPQMADSLDLSELAKAAKKKLQALSNRLFEELAMDVYDEVDRRENDAVWLTTQNHSTLVTERSAVPFLPVNPEYSATRNQGRQKLARFNAREFATLLIDILGEAKRRQQGKSLLSPTDALDYSLRSQSDLDDQHDYDSVASDEDTDQELLRNASRNNRARSMDSSDLSDGPITLQEYLEVKKALAASEAKVQQLMKVNNSLSDELRRLQREIHKLQAENTQIRQQTGPAHPTPAPSERPEHGHPPGTAPQHRRDRQAFSMYEPGSALKPFGQPVEELVTRLQPFSPGIRKGPSASSVPFPPSSPLLSCPPDGARHMSKLDRHGSGTDSDYDNTQAGEVLISMEGKRYVELSKDEDFPHELDPLDGELDPGLPSTEDVILKTEQVTKNIQELLRAAQESKHDSFVPCSEKIHSAVTEMASLFPKKPALETVRSSLRLLNASAYRLQSECRKTVPPEPGATVDYQLLTQQVIQCAYDIAKAAKQLVTITTREKKQ, encoded by the exons ATGTCCCGGAAGGCGCCGCGGGCAGAGGTGTGCGCCGACTGCAGCGCCCCAG ACCCTGGCTGGGCGTCCATCAACCGCGGGGTGCTCATCTGTGACGAGTGCTGCAGCGTGCACCGCAGCCTGGGCCGCCACATCTCCATCGTCAAGCACCTGCGCCACAGCCCCTGGCCCGCcaccctgctccag aTGGTGCACACCTTGGCGAGCAATGGGGCCAACTCCATCTGGGAGCACTCGCTGCTGGATCCAGCGCAGGTGCAGAGCGGGCGCAGGAAGGCAAACCCCCAGGACAAAGTGCA CCCCACCAAGTCGGAGTTCATCCGTGCCAAGTACCAGATGCTGGCCTTCGTCCACAAGCTGCCCTGCCGGGATGATGACGGCGTCACTGCCAAGGACCTCAGCAAG CAATTGCACTCGAGCGTGCGGACGGGCAACCTGGAGACCTGCCTGCGCCTGCTCTCGCTGGGTGCCCAGGCCAACTTCTTCCACCCG GAGAAGGGCACCACACCCCTGCACGTGGCCGCCAAGGCCGGGCAgatcctgcaggcagagctgctggtggtcTACGGCGCCGACCCTGGGGCGCCCGATGTGAACGGCCGGACCCCCATTGACTATGCCAg GCAGGCAGCCCAGCACGAGCTGGCGGAGCGGCTGGTGGAGTGCCAGTACGAGCTGACCGACCGGCTGGCCTTCTACCTCTGCGGCAGGAAGCCGG ACCACAAGAACGGGCACTACATCATCCCACAGATGGCCGACAG ccTGGACCTCTCTGAACTGGCCAAGGCAGCCAAGAAGAAGCTGCAGGCG ctcagcaaccGCCTCTTCGAGGAGCTGGCCATGGACGTGTATGACGAGGTGGACCGTCGGGAGAACGACGCGG TCTGGCTGACGACGCAGAACCACAGCACGCTGGTGACAGAGCGCAGCGCCGTCCCCTTCCTCCCTGTCAACCCCGAGTACTCAGCCACGCGCAACCAG gGCCGGCAAAAGCTGGCCAGGTTCAACGCCAGGGAGTTTGCCACTTTGCTCATTGACATCCTCGGGGAAGCCAAGCGCCGGCAGCAAGGGAAGAGtctgctcagccccacag aCGCCCTCGACTACTCGCTGCGGAGCCAGAGTGACCTGGACGACCAGCACGACTACGACAGCGTCGCCTCTGACGAGGACACggaccaggagctgctgcgCAACGCCTCCCGCAACAACCGCGCCAGG agcatgGACTCCTCCGACCTGTCAGATGGCCCCATCACGCTGCAGGAGTACCTGGAGGTGAAGAAGGCTCTGGCAGCCTCTGAGGCCAAGGTGCAGCAGCTGATGAAGGTGAACAACAGCCTGAGCGATGAGCTGCGCCGGCTGCAGCGCGAG atccacaagctgcaggcagagaacaCTCAGATCCGGCAGCAGACCGGCCCTGCACATCCAACCCCGGCCCCCAGCGAGCGGCCAGAGCACGGGCACCCCCCGGGCACGGCCCCCCAGCACCGCCGGGACCGCCAGGCCTTCTCCATGTACGAGCCGGGCTCGGCGCTGAAACCCTTCGGGCAGCCCGTGGAGGAGCTGGTGACCCGGCTGCAGCCCTTCAGCCCCGGC ATCCGGAAAGGTCCATCTGCCTCCTCGGTGcccttccctccatcctccccGCTGCTCTCCTGCCCGCCTGATGGTGCCCGACACATG agcAAGCTGGACCGGCATGGCAGCGGCACTGACAGTGACTACGACAACACACAGGCTGGTGAGGTTCTGATCAG CATGGAGGGGAAGCGGTATGTGGAGCTGAGCAAGGATGAGGATTTCCCCCACGAGCTGGACCCGCTGGACGGGGAGCTGGACCCTGGCCTGCCCAGCACGGAGGATGTCATCCTCAAAACTGAGCAGGTCACCAAGAacatccaggagctgctgcgGGCAGCACAAGAGTCCAAGCATGATAG CTTCGTGCCCTGCTCAGAGAAGATCCACTCAGCTGTGACAGAGATGGCATCACTCTTCCCTAAG AAACCAGCCCTGGAGACGGTGCGCAGCTCCCTGCGGCTGCTCAACGCCAGCGCCTACCGGCTGCAGAGCGAGTGCCGCAAGACTGTGCCCCCCGAGCCCGGCGCCACCGTGGACTACCAGCTCCTGACCCAGCAGGTCATCCAGTGTGCCTACGACATCGCCAAGGCCGCCAAGCAGCTGGTCACCATCACCACTCGTGAGAAGAAGCAGTGA